A region from the Arvicola amphibius chromosome 12, mArvAmp1.2, whole genome shotgun sequence genome encodes:
- the LOC119827833 gene encoding 40S ribosomal protein S29-like, with amino-acid sequence MGHQQLYWSHPRKFRQGSCSCRVGSNRHGLIYKYGLNVCHQCFRQYAKDSGFIKLD; translated from the coding sequence ATGGGTCACCAGCAGCTCTACTGGAGTCACCCACGGAAGTTCCGCCAGGGATCCTGCTCCTGCCGCGTTGGCTCAAACCGCCATGGTCTGATCTACAAATATGGGCTGAACGTGTGCCACCAGTGTTTCCGGCAGTACGCGAAGGACAGCGGTTTCATTAAGTTGGACTAA